A region of Salvia splendens isolate huo1 chromosome 17, SspV2, whole genome shotgun sequence DNA encodes the following proteins:
- the LOC121773225 gene encoding LOW QUALITY PROTEIN: naringenin,2-oxoglutarate 3-dioxygenase-like (The sequence of the model RefSeq protein was modified relative to this genomic sequence to represent the inferred CDS: inserted 1 base in 1 codon), which yields MGEMYISPCEQAEAGSFHPKFMRDEVERPKVAHDQFSDEIPVISFAGIEKREEAWRRIMEASEEWGIFQLVDHGVDLSVVERMRSLALDFFALPSHEKLRFDMSGGKKGGFIVSSHLQGEVVQDWREIVTYFSYPVAARDYSRWPDKPSGWRETTEQYSRQVMDLGCKLLEILSQAMDLEKDALSKACIDMDQKIVVNFYPKCPRPDLTLGLKRHTDPGLITLLLQDQVGGLQATRDGGNTWITVRPVPGAFVVNLGDYGHYLNNGRFKSADHQVAVNSKSSRLSIAAFXNPAPNAQVYPVKIEEGEKAVMDEPISYMEMYKRKMNNDIHLARLKKLSKQE from the exons ATGGGtgaaatgtatatttctccttGTGAGCAAGCAGAAGCTGGCTCTTTCCACCCAAAATTCATGAGGGATGAAGTGGAGAGGCCTAAGGTGGCGCACGACCAGTTCAGCGACGAGATTCCGGTGATATCGTTTGCCGGGATCGAGAAGAGGGAGGAGGCGTGGCGACGGATCATGGAGGCGAGTGAGGAGTGGGGGATATTTCAGTTGGTTGATCATGGTGTGGATTTGAGTGTGGTTGAAAGGATGAGAAGTTTAGCTCTAGACTTCTTTGCTTTGCCTTCTCATGAGAAACTTAGGTTTGATATGTCTGGTGGCAAGAAAGGTGGCTTCATCGTCTCTAGCCACCTTCAG GGAGAAGTCGTACAAGACTGGCGGGAAATAGTAACATATTTTTCGTATCCGGTGGCGGCGCGGGACTACTCGCGATGGCCGGACAAGCCGAGCGGGTGGCGGGAGACGACGGAGCAATACAGCCGACAGGTGATGGATTTGGGATGCAAATTGCTGGAGATTTTATCACAAGCAATGGATCTTGAAAAGGATGCTCTCTCAAAAGCATGCATTGACATGGATCAAAAAATAGTTGTCAATTTCTACCCAAAATGCCCTCGCCCCGATCTCACATTGGGTCTAAAGCGGCATACGGATCCGGGTTTGATAACTCTACTGCTCCAAGATCAAGTGGGTGGGCTTCAGGCGACCCGGGATGGCGGCAACACATGGATCACAGTCCGACCTGTCCCAGGTGCTTTTGTTGTCAATCTTGGTGATTATGGTCAC TACTTGAACAACGGGAGGTTCAAGAGCGCGGATCACCAAGTAGCTGTGAACTCGAAAAGCAGCAGATTATCGATAGCAGCAT TGAACCCGGCCCCAAACGCACAGGTTTATCCGGTGAAGATCGAAGAAGGTGAGAAGGCAGTGATGGACGAGCCCATTTCGTACATGGAGATGTACAAGAGGAAGATGAACAACGATATTCACCTCGCTCGACTTAAGAAGCTCTCCAAACAGGAGTAG